The Buchnera aphidicola (Muscaphis stroyani) DNA window TGAAATCCAAATCTAAAATCATTACCAATAACTATAAATTTTATATGGAGTTTATTTATTAAAATTTTTATGATAAAATCTTTTGCACTTAAAGATGAAAAGTAATCATTAAATTTAATACATAAAATTTGATCAATTTTCCATAATGAAATATATTTTATTTTATCATGAAAGCTTGTAAGACGAGATGGAATATTTTCTTTTCTTAAAAATTCTAATGGTTGTGGTTCAAATAAAATAATAGTAGTTAATATTTTGTACTTTTCCCCTACTTTGCAAACATAAGACAATAGTTTTTGATGTCCTAAATGTATTCCATCAAAATTTCCAATACTGACAACAGAATTAGAATTAGTGTTTTTAAGATGATTAATTCCTCTTATAATCTTCATTTATTAAGTTAACCTGATTAAAATTTTTGAAAAATGATTGTTAATTTAAACATAAAGATTTATATTACTTTTGATTTTTTATAAAAATTTTTGTAAATTCTTTAAATTGTGCATAATTTATTTTTCATTTATATTATAATCAATTTTAATTAATTAATATTTTTTATATTTTACACTTTCTAAGTTAGGGGTAAAAATTGGCTAATATTAAATCTTCTAAAAAAGATTCTATAGCATCTGAAAAACGTCGTAAAAATAATGCTAGTCGACGCTCTATGATTCGCACTTTTGTAAAAAAAGTTCGAATTTCTATTTCTTCTGGTGATAAAAAAATAGCGGAAGAAGAATTTAAAAAAATGCAACCTATTGTTGACAAACATGTAGCAAAAGGCCTATTGCATAAAAATAAAGCTGCTCGATATAAATCTAATTTGTCTCTTAAAATTAAAAAAATGATCAGTGTATAAAAATGTTATTTCTTAATGTAGTATTGCTTCTTTTTTATAAAAATTAAGAAGCAATACCATTTATAATTTATCTAGTTAAATCATCAAAAAATCTTTTAACTCCATCAAAAAATCTTTTTGAACGAGGACTGTTTTTATCTCCTCGGAAACCTATAAAACTATTTTTTAGTTCTTGTAAAAGGTCTTTTTGCCTTGAATTAAGATTCACAGGTGTTTCGACCATAACTCGACATAAAAGATCACCTTGATTTCTATTTTGAACGGATTTTACTCCTCTTCCTCGGATACGAAATAATTTTCCAGATTGTGTTTCTGGTGGTATTTTTAGCTTAACTCGTCCATCTAATGTAGGAACTTCTATTTCTCCTCCTAGCGCAGCCATTGGAAAATTTATAGGAACTTCGCAATAAAGATTATTTTCTTTACGTTCAAATATATGATGTTTTTTAACTGAAATTTGAACGTAAAGATCTCCAGATGGCGCACTGTTAGATCCAGCTTCTCCTTCATTATTTATTCGAATACGATCATTGGTATCAATTCCAGGAGGTATTTTAACTGATAATAATTTGTTTGTTTTGATTCGTCCTTGCCCTCGACATGAAGTGCATGGATTTTTAATTATTAAACCTTTTCCATAACATATAGGACACGATTGTTGTACAGTAAAAAAACCTTTTCTGATTTGTATCTGACCTCTTCCATGACAGGTAGAGCAAGTTATTGGTTGAGTCCCTTCAAAAGATCCGCTGCCATAACATTTTTTACACTTTTTTAAAGTGGGGATTCGAATTTCTTTAACTGTTCCTTTCACAGCTTCTTCTAAAGACAATTCCATACTATAGCATAAATCAGCTCCTTTTTTAGCTCTTTGTTTTCTACTTCCTCCAAAAATGTCACCAAACACATCTCCAAAAATATCACTAAAATCCGAAGAGCTGGTAAAAGTACTATAGGTGTTATTTCCGGAATTATTATTTTCGAAAGCAGAATGACCATACTGATCATATGAAGCTCTTTTTTCTTGATTTATTAGAATTTCATACGCTTCTTTTACTTCTTTAAATTTATTTTCTGCATTTTTATCTCCCTGATTCCTATCAGGATGATATTTCATTGCAAGTTTTTTGTATGCTTTTTTAATATCACGCTCTTCAGCTGATTTTGAAACTCCTAAAATTTCGTAGTAATCTTTTTTTGACATTCTCACTCTTCCTGCTTTTAAAATAATTGCACGGGCGTAGATTAAGATTCTACGCCCGTGCTAGTTTAAAGGCGATTATAATATTATTATTTCCGCATATCTTTTGTAAAAGTCAATTATTTTTTAGGATCTTTAACTTCCTCGAATTCTGCATCTACAACATTTTCTTCTTGTTTGAAATCAGATTTATTTTTGTTTTTTAAATTATCTTCTGATTTTTTTTGATTAATTTCAGTTAGTTTAGAAGATACTTGTAAAAGAGTTTGTATATTTTTTTGAATTTCAGATTTATCTTCTCCTTTTAACGCTTTTTCTAATGCATCTAAAGCTAACTGAATTTCTATTTTATCTTTTTCTTCGATCAAATTTTTATTTTTATTTAATTGTTTTTTAGTGTTATGAACTAATTGATCGCCTTGGTTTCGTGTTTGAATTAATTCTTCAAATTTTCGATCTGATTCTAAATTAGCTTCAGCATCACTCACCATTTTTTTAATTTCTTCTTCATTTAGTCCAGAAGATGCTTTAATAGTGATTTTTTGTTCTTTTCCTGTTTTTTTATCTTTTGCGGATACGTGTAATATTCCATCAGAATCAATATCGAATGTCACTTCTATTTGAGCAGTTCCTCTAGGAGCAGGTTCAATACCATCCAGGTTAAATTGTCCTAAAGATTTATTATCTGAAGCTTTTTTTCTTTCCCCTTGAAGTATGTGTATAGTAACTGCTGACTGATTATCTTCTGCGGTCGAAAAAACCTGACTGTGTTTAGTGGGAATAGTTGTATTTTTGGTTATGAGTGAAGTCATAATACCTCCCATAGTTTCTATTCCTAGTGACAGTGGAGTTACATCAAGCAACAGTACATCTTTAACATCTCCAGCAAGAACCCCCCCTTGAACAGCAGCGCCTACTGCTACTGCTTCGTCTGGATTAACGTCCTTTCTGGGTTCTTTTCCAAAAAAGTTAGCTACTTTTGATTGAACCATAGGCATTCTTGTTTGCCCGCCTACTAAAATAACATCGTTAATATCTGAAATTGATAATCCTGCATCTTTTAATGCAACTTTTAAAGGCTCGATGGAACGAGTTATCAAATCTTCTACTAAGGATTCTAATTTTGATCGAGTAACTTTTATGTTAAGATGTTTAGGACCATTAGAATCTGCTGTAATGTAAGGAAGATTAACATCTGTTTGTTGTGCAGATGAAAGTTCTATTTTAGCTTTTTCAGATGATTCTTTTAATCGTTGCATAGCTAGTGAATCATTTCTTAAATCTATTCCTTGTTCTTTTTTAAATTCAGTAACTAAATAATTAATTAATCGACTGTCAAAGTCTTCTCCTCCAAGATGAGTATCACCATTAGTAGCTAGAACTTCAAACGTTTTTTCTTTGTCTACATCATCAATTTCTATTATAGAAATGTCAAAAGTTCCACCACCAAGATCATAAACAGCAATGGTTCTATTTCCTTGCCCTTTGTCTAAACCATAAGCAAGAGCAGCTGCTGTTGGTTCATTAATAATTCTTTTAACTTCAAGACCAGCAATTCTTCCAGCATCTTTAGTTGCTTGTCTTTGTGCGTCATTAAAATAAGCTGGTACTGTAATGACAGCTTCCTTAATAGTTTCTCCTAAGTAATCTTCAGCAGTTTTTTTCATTTTTTTTAAAACTTCAGCCGAAATTTGAGGAGGAGCCATTTTTTGTTTTTTTATATCAATCCATGCATCACCGTTTTCAGAGTTTACAATTTGGTAAGGCATAATTTTTATGTCACGCTGAACTTCATTGTCTTTGAATTTACGACCAATTAGTCTTTTTATAGCAAATAATGTATTTTTTGGATTAGTAATAGCTTGACGTTTAGCTGGTTGTCCAACCAAAACTTCTCCTTCTTGTGTGTATGCTATAATTGAAGGTGTTGTACGGTCACCTTCTGCGTTTTCTAGAACTCGAGGTTTATTGCCATCCATAATGGCAACACAAGAGTTGGTTGTTCCCAGATCAATACCAATAATTTTACTCATTTAAATTTC harbors:
- the rpsT gene encoding 30S ribosomal protein S20; this encodes MANIKSSKKDSIASEKRRKNNASRRSMIRTFVKKVRISISSGDKKIAEEEFKKMQPIVDKHVAKGLLHKNKAARYKSNLSLKIKKMISV
- the dnaJ gene encoding molecular chaperone DnaJ, coding for MSKKDYYEILGVSKSAEERDIKKAYKKLAMKYHPDRNQGDKNAENKFKEVKEAYEILINQEKRASYDQYGHSAFENNNSGNNTYSTFTSSSDFSDIFGDVFGDIFGGSRKQRAKKGADLCYSMELSLEEAVKGTVKEIRIPTLKKCKKCYGSGSFEGTQPITCSTCHGRGQIQIRKGFFTVQQSCPICYGKGLIIKNPCTSCRGQGRIKTNKLLSVKIPPGIDTNDRIRINNEGEAGSNSAPSGDLYVQISVKKHHIFERKENNLYCEVPINFPMAALGGEIEVPTLDGRVKLKIPPETQSGKLFRIRGRGVKSVQNRNQGDLLCRVMVETPVNLNSRQKDLLQELKNSFIGFRGDKNSPRSKRFFDGVKRFFDDLTR
- the dnaK gene encoding molecular chaperone DnaK — protein: MSKIIGIDLGTTNSCVAIMDGNKPRVLENAEGDRTTPSIIAYTQEGEVLVGQPAKRQAITNPKNTLFAIKRLIGRKFKDNEVQRDIKIMPYQIVNSENGDAWIDIKKQKMAPPQISAEVLKKMKKTAEDYLGETIKEAVITVPAYFNDAQRQATKDAGRIAGLEVKRIINEPTAAALAYGLDKGQGNRTIAVYDLGGGTFDISIIEIDDVDKEKTFEVLATNGDTHLGGEDFDSRLINYLVTEFKKEQGIDLRNDSLAMQRLKESSEKAKIELSSAQQTDVNLPYITADSNGPKHLNIKVTRSKLESLVEDLITRSIEPLKVALKDAGLSISDINDVILVGGQTRMPMVQSKVANFFGKEPRKDVNPDEAVAVGAAVQGGVLAGDVKDVLLLDVTPLSLGIETMGGIMTSLITKNTTIPTKHSQVFSTAEDNQSAVTIHILQGERKKASDNKSLGQFNLDGIEPAPRGTAQIEVTFDIDSDGILHVSAKDKKTGKEQKITIKASSGLNEEEIKKMVSDAEANLESDRKFEELIQTRNQGDQLVHNTKKQLNKNKNLIEEKDKIEIQLALDALEKALKGEDKSEIQKNIQTLLQVSSKLTEINQKKSEDNLKNKNKSDFKQEENVVDAEFEEVKDPKK